In one window of Rhodococcus opacus B4 DNA:
- a CDS encoding type II toxin-antitoxin system HicB family antitoxin, producing MADASHYTYRVTWSEDDGEFVGAVAEFPSLSWLAETQAEALDGVIGVVREVLEDMTLTGEQPPVPIADRPYSGKFMVRTSPQVHRTLAIEAEEQGVSLNMLVNQKITAPAAPRSAAAGAA from the coding sequence ATGGCTGACGCATCGCACTACACCTATCGGGTGACCTGGTCGGAAGACGACGGCGAGTTCGTCGGGGCCGTCGCCGAATTCCCGTCGTTGTCCTGGCTGGCGGAAACGCAGGCCGAGGCACTCGACGGTGTCATCGGCGTCGTCCGTGAAGTGCTCGAGGACATGACGCTGACCGGCGAGCAACCACCGGTCCCGATCGCGGACCGTCCCTACAGCGGCAAGTTCATGGTGCGCACTTCCCCGCAGGTGCACCGGACCTTGGCGATCGAAGCCGAGGAACAGGGTGTCTCGCTCAACATGCTGGTCAACCAAAAGATCACGGCTCCGGCGGCGCCTCGGTCGGCGGCCGCCGGAGCCGCCTGA
- a CDS encoding helicase-related protein: MAARVERVSADAHEARDAAERARQVCTDAGYDVDGVDVAAVSRARPPRRTWRDRPATDRQQSYLRTLRRRRGLPVRLPDDLTIGRADEQIKMLRARSGKVADASDPEIARILAEAETQRAQDEHAEHTGPPLSPGQARERSALIRDQLAAQKADREHRPPQTPTPTPETENLAGRRPLRELVAEFTAQREPTAPAEDVTALLDEITGQVMADEDLNLAAGAQSNTFEQFTSWAMRRAHDEVQAGLVEQVVSEDPQIAAVARAALDDPAHWQAAAAQLPARIWAQHNRDRTAADAAVTALEADPAVAEAATGRAEQFTAALPVQQAIDTVTAAGPETETERQQLAEDTLTRVHANSHRTDPVDWRQIGRDAWTEHGPGGGASIPAADPRVRAALDGVPVGDPRTEQIFSDWNRGWNGARTEWAREREDEVLADLQAEMVTHPRLQVLRRRPEDYLSVGRHRLLNHTVSDWLLSVDSADPQYQAAAHWLHDNIATTLDTVHAAVKTSPELAAPAPETASTVEADVAAEIPATAVDAPKAAVEAGDEIPDREKIHAWLDAQRVHTALMLDGAEDAVVAEAEQAAAGARVLIPDASLRAWQAAGSIDDRAADVEKWRDWAQGELRQDPLVVALAASTLVSKRTSVVLEAAAADLADRLTGRPDLAAVIDDHGGHQWLTAEVRGPLLGALGDTYRDKATDWLARDINTFVATGRPRTQVHRFTLHTGTPVWEVTTDGGNSRELWGGHHLPAVRRATVGGRGTSAGPIREGLTAEQARGRFAEITGRALSEDEVFAAAATSLHPSLNRTGFLTSQGCRELRGRVLTEFERDHRDLAAACRAHGLDTSELLRLDIAHQAFDTLHTSAREPDDLFTAATGPADLEALRDSEYLVGEPGQDRAQVNYRWRTKDWQVSRGDAEPVITATLAEAIATARTGRSAESVAATEVTASITGERDTRNHVVRDPENEPAAETAPLAVQPVPDQPDAAAANFVLGAEVLAPSGAKARARANIDAIRLVHQLGDEHRAATPAEQRILAAWSGWGAVPDIFDKRKPEWDELRSDLSAVLTPPEIDAARASTLNAHYTDPAIAAEMWSALGRAGFTGGRVLEPGCGAGNFIGHAPKGTRMVGVELDPMTARIAHHLYPGHQVRGHGFEKFSPDEGAFTAVIGNVPFGNFAVGDPLHNPSGLTIHNYFLRKSLALTETGGYVAVITSAFTSDAQRTKAREEIAELGDLVGALRLPTKAFDRQAGTDVVTDLLIFRRREAGRAQAAATEQWITTSKAELADGEIQVNDYFLAHPENVLGELGVGSGMYSAATLKVTADPSRPLATQVRDRLTAIVDTAKRAGLGQDAEEPAADPMLDRAGLVTAEEAAITEVPGSVRFNDEIEMFEQLSLGGRWMPVPSKIDKARTAQWKSMLAMAGTVTDLVDAQRTGGDEDIKNRLRAQLNRQYDGYARKYGPLGRFTWVTPGPPTQKVIDKRFADLEKKWRANNGDETGPVTGALPEDVAARLLAEASEPNPPWKKMRHLEGAIRYDPAIQLVRSIEIFDEDTQQARKSKIFTEDVITPPQRAQSAQDVAEALAVSLDETGQVDLDRISGLVGIDIDAARDQLAGLVFPDPEDPTELIPAPRFLSGNVREKLAATEAAARQDPQLYAGAVDALRQVIPADLDPTNITVRPGANWVPTPMYAQFIREAFSVHPDTRIAVEYSPITASWDFTIAGDQYTDPYGLPYETAGDRRGVDGLSLLEKIANNQPIRVLKTEAELEHSPKPRFHEELTEELQQRAEMLETAFGDWLFNDPARTAELTRVFNDRFNSFVDPAYNGQGRTFPGLRIAPHPHQAAVAVRQINEPSVLLDHTVGTGKTWSITMCAMEMRRLGQIKQPWVVVPNHLIDQWGREVADAYPGARVLVGDDFKSRADRQLFMAQSASQDWDLVIVPEPAFTKMQCSVDTQAAYIADEITKLEEARESATGQNTIKEIEKAKKRWQDKLEKKVNADSKDVGFSFEQTGCDYLFLDEAHMWKNLSRQSNNADLALREGSSRATDLDMKLSYLRRKYRQRAAVEGRKPVPEKVVTFATGTPVANSMSELWVMTKYLRPDLLEAGGMENIDAWAANFAAMRQSVEMNVTGSELRSVSRIGKFVNLPALMAMNAQFTDVVIREQVPATLPEIAGGGRQNLTFEMPQQVRDFMIDLDERMQMYTGKTAHIDNPLKIGSDGANVTLDPRLGGLDAPPAGEGRVDLLVNKLWEVEQRTADTVYYDEAGNPEPRTGGLQIVFLDRGTPKTGRDDTVYDIIRADLVARGMSPGAVQFIQDYPKPKDKRELFAACRRGEVKVLIGSSETMGTGMNVQKRATALYHVDCPWRPADLEQREGRIIRQGNQNKTVEIINIVGERSYDTTKWQTVEKKSAYIEQLRRGAIDFSEAEDIGSDDMTSSMAATKAAATGDPRYIEVVELETRLRKLNAEARAHRSDQERIKWQLHDNRTRLPILTKEIAEGREVADALTAWGELPRKQRTLTVGGRAVSFAEPAEVRKAVQTRLAHIVRDLERQPDGQHLVAEIAGAEISMGRLPVGGYAFRLTGGIVRTVDAEVVDLALGSADGGSGMVTRLTNMAADLPAAMDLHVKDRDYMVTQTEQLADKLGVPFAKTDEITRLTHTYNEMRADLAARENSPEALAEKEATKERLAAAGMYRGWTRDLNPTRGHAEDQGMTEDELREATPARMVAAAREHAERKAERAANPQPPRWQRTDEIGSELTAGFDRDTGDPGAVVKWTGRDWYWSAHNDRETLDSGTFPNRDAAISAAEKAIGTALAEAAVPPVVVWERDQAALTEVRANGTQPAAAAETVADKELAEVIRLVHSDYPAHATTAAATNTATIERIPPGLRADRSRDTGRER; this comes from the coding sequence ATGGCGGCCCGGGTCGAACGGGTTTCGGCCGATGCCCACGAGGCCCGCGACGCGGCCGAGCGTGCCCGGCAGGTGTGCACCGATGCCGGCTACGACGTCGACGGGGTGGATGTCGCCGCGGTCAGCCGGGCGCGGCCGCCGCGCCGGACCTGGCGGGATCGGCCCGCGACCGACCGCCAGCAGTCGTATCTGCGCACCTTGCGGCGTAGGCGTGGGTTGCCGGTGCGGCTGCCCGACGACCTGACGATCGGTCGCGCCGACGAGCAGATCAAGATGCTGCGCGCCCGGTCAGGGAAGGTCGCCGACGCCTCCGATCCGGAGATCGCCCGCATCCTGGCCGAAGCGGAAACGCAACGGGCGCAGGACGAGCACGCCGAGCACACCGGACCGCCGCTGTCGCCGGGGCAGGCACGTGAGCGCTCTGCACTGATCCGCGACCAGCTCGCGGCCCAGAAGGCGGACCGGGAACACCGACCACCGCAAACACCCACTCCGACACCGGAGACGGAGAACCTCGCAGGTCGGCGGCCGCTGCGGGAGCTCGTTGCCGAATTCACCGCCCAGCGCGAACCCACCGCCCCCGCCGAGGACGTCACCGCGTTGCTCGACGAGATCACCGGGCAGGTGATGGCCGACGAGGACCTCAACCTGGCCGCCGGAGCGCAGTCGAACACCTTTGAGCAGTTCACTTCCTGGGCCATGCGCCGCGCCCACGACGAGGTGCAAGCCGGTCTGGTCGAGCAGGTGGTGAGCGAGGACCCGCAGATCGCGGCCGTCGCCCGCGCCGCTCTCGACGACCCGGCGCATTGGCAGGCTGCCGCCGCCCAGTTGCCCGCTCGCATCTGGGCGCAGCACAATCGCGACCGCACGGCCGCCGACGCCGCGGTCACCGCCCTCGAGGCCGACCCGGCCGTTGCCGAGGCCGCGACCGGCCGTGCCGAGCAGTTCACCGCCGCACTGCCGGTGCAGCAGGCGATCGACACCGTCACCGCCGCCGGCCCTGAAACCGAAACTGAGCGGCAGCAACTGGCCGAGGACACCCTGACCCGGGTGCACGCCAACAGCCACCGCACCGACCCAGTGGACTGGCGGCAGATCGGCCGCGACGCCTGGACCGAACACGGTCCCGGTGGCGGAGCCTCCATTCCGGCGGCGGACCCGCGAGTCCGCGCCGCGCTCGACGGCGTTCCGGTCGGTGACCCACGTACTGAGCAGATCTTCTCCGACTGGAACCGCGGCTGGAACGGCGCCCGGACCGAGTGGGCGCGCGAACGCGAGGACGAGGTCCTCGCCGATCTCCAGGCCGAGATGGTCACCCACCCCCGCCTGCAGGTGTTGCGGCGACGACCCGAGGACTACCTCAGCGTCGGCCGCCATCGGCTGCTCAACCACACCGTCAGCGACTGGCTGCTGTCTGTCGACTCCGCCGACCCGCAGTACCAGGCGGCGGCGCACTGGCTGCACGACAACATCGCCACCACCCTCGACACGGTCCACGCGGCAGTCAAGACCTCCCCCGAGCTGGCCGCACCTGCACCGGAGACCGCATCGACCGTCGAGGCTGACGTGGCAGCCGAGATCCCGGCCACCGCGGTGGACGCGCCTAAGGCTGCTGTGGAGGCCGGCGACGAGATCCCGGACCGGGAGAAGATCCACGCCTGGCTCGATGCCCAGCGCGTGCACACCGCACTGATGCTCGACGGCGCCGAGGACGCCGTCGTGGCCGAGGCCGAGCAGGCGGCTGCCGGCGCCCGGGTTCTGATCCCGGACGCCAGCCTGCGCGCTTGGCAGGCGGCCGGGAGCATCGACGACCGCGCCGCCGACGTCGAGAAATGGCGGGACTGGGCCCAGGGCGAGCTACGTCAGGACCCGCTGGTGGTGGCCCTGGCGGCGAGCACCCTGGTGAGCAAACGGACCAGCGTCGTCCTCGAGGCCGCCGCAGCAGATCTCGCCGACCGCCTCACCGGCCGCCCGGACCTCGCAGCGGTGATCGACGACCACGGCGGTCACCAGTGGCTCACCGCCGAGGTCCGGGGCCCGCTCCTGGGCGCACTCGGGGACACCTACCGCGACAAGGCCACCGACTGGCTCGCCCGCGACATCAACACCTTCGTGGCGACGGGCCGTCCCCGCACCCAGGTGCACCGGTTCACCCTGCACACTGGCACCCCCGTGTGGGAGGTCACCACCGACGGCGGTAACAGCCGAGAGTTGTGGGGCGGGCATCACCTGCCGGCGGTGCGCCGCGCCACGGTGGGCGGCCGCGGCACCAGCGCGGGCCCGATCCGGGAAGGCCTTACTGCCGAACAGGCCCGGGGCCGGTTCGCCGAGATCACCGGGCGGGCACTGAGCGAGGACGAGGTGTTCGCCGCGGCCGCGACGTCGCTGCACCCGAGCCTGAACCGGACCGGGTTCTTGACCTCGCAGGGTTGCCGGGAGCTGCGCGGACGCGTCCTCACCGAGTTCGAGCGCGACCACCGCGACCTGGCGGCGGCCTGCCGCGCCCACGGACTCGACACCTCGGAGCTGTTGCGCCTGGACATCGCCCATCAGGCGTTCGACACCCTGCACACCAGCGCCCGTGAGCCCGACGACCTGTTCACCGCGGCGACCGGACCGGCCGATCTCGAGGCGTTGCGGGACTCGGAATACCTTGTCGGCGAACCTGGCCAGGACCGGGCGCAGGTCAACTATCGGTGGCGCACCAAGGACTGGCAGGTCAGCCGCGGTGACGCCGAACCGGTCATCACGGCAACCCTGGCCGAGGCGATCGCCACCGCCCGCACCGGACGGAGCGCCGAGTCGGTTGCGGCGACCGAGGTCACCGCGAGCATCACCGGTGAGCGCGACACCCGAAACCACGTCGTCCGGGACCCCGAGAACGAACCCGCAGCCGAAACTGCGCCGCTCGCCGTCCAGCCGGTCCCGGATCAGCCGGACGCGGCGGCCGCGAACTTCGTCCTCGGCGCCGAGGTATTGGCTCCGTCCGGGGCAAAGGCCCGCGCCCGGGCGAACATCGACGCGATCCGCCTGGTGCACCAGCTCGGCGACGAACACCGGGCAGCGACCCCGGCCGAACAGCGGATCCTCGCCGCCTGGTCCGGGTGGGGTGCGGTCCCGGACATCTTCGACAAGCGCAAACCGGAGTGGGACGAGCTCCGCAGCGACCTCTCCGCCGTGCTGACCCCGCCGGAGATCGACGCCGCCCGCGCCTCCACTCTCAACGCCCATTACACCGATCCGGCGATCGCGGCCGAGATGTGGTCTGCGCTGGGCAGAGCCGGGTTCACGGGCGGGCGGGTCCTCGAACCGGGCTGTGGGGCCGGCAACTTCATCGGTCACGCCCCGAAGGGCACCCGGATGGTGGGGGTGGAGCTGGACCCGATGACCGCCCGGATCGCGCACCACCTGTATCCGGGGCACCAGGTCCGGGGTCACGGATTCGAGAAGTTCTCCCCCGACGAGGGCGCCTTCACTGCGGTGATCGGCAATGTCCCGTTCGGCAACTTCGCGGTCGGCGACCCGCTGCATAACCCGTCCGGGCTGACCATTCACAACTATTTCCTCCGTAAGTCCCTGGCGCTGACCGAAACCGGTGGTTACGTCGCGGTCATCACCAGCGCTTTCACCTCCGACGCCCAGCGGACCAAGGCCCGCGAGGAGATCGCCGAGCTCGGCGACCTGGTTGGCGCACTGCGGTTGCCGACCAAGGCATTCGACCGGCAGGCCGGTACCGATGTGGTCACCGACCTGCTGATCTTCCGGCGCCGCGAGGCCGGCCGCGCACAGGCAGCGGCGACCGAGCAGTGGATCACCACCTCGAAGGCTGAGCTGGCCGACGGTGAGATCCAGGTCAACGACTACTTCCTGGCCCACCCGGAGAACGTGCTCGGTGAACTCGGGGTCGGGTCGGGGATGTACTCGGCGGCCACCTTGAAGGTGACCGCCGACCCGTCCCGCCCGTTGGCCACCCAGGTCCGTGACCGGCTGACCGCGATCGTCGACACCGCGAAGAGGGCGGGATTGGGGCAGGATGCCGAGGAGCCGGCGGCCGACCCGATGCTCGATCGGGCCGGGCTGGTCACTGCGGAAGAAGCCGCGATCACCGAGGTTCCGGGATCGGTGCGGTTCAACGACGAGATCGAGATGTTCGAGCAGCTTTCCCTCGGCGGCCGGTGGATGCCGGTGCCGTCGAAGATCGACAAGGCCCGCACCGCCCAGTGGAAGTCCATGCTCGCCATGGCCGGCACGGTCACCGACCTGGTCGACGCCCAGCGCACCGGCGGCGACGAGGACATCAAGAACCGGCTGCGGGCGCAGCTGAACCGCCAGTACGACGGGTATGCGCGCAAGTACGGGCCGCTGGGCCGGTTCACCTGGGTCACTCCTGGCCCTCCGACGCAGAAGGTCATCGACAAACGCTTCGCCGACCTGGAGAAGAAGTGGCGGGCCAACAACGGCGACGAGACTGGCCCGGTCACCGGGGCACTCCCTGAGGACGTCGCCGCCCGGTTGCTGGCGGAGGCATCCGAGCCGAACCCGCCGTGGAAGAAGATGCGGCACCTCGAGGGTGCCATCCGCTACGACCCGGCGATCCAGCTGGTCCGCAGCATCGAGATTTTCGACGAGGACACCCAGCAGGCGCGGAAGTCGAAGATCTTCACCGAGGACGTCATCACCCCGCCGCAGCGAGCCCAGTCCGCCCAGGACGTCGCCGAAGCGCTGGCAGTCAGCTTGGACGAGACCGGGCAGGTCGACCTGGACCGGATCTCCGGGCTGGTGGGCATCGACATCGACGCCGCCCGGGACCAACTCGCGGGGCTGGTCTTCCCCGACCCGGAAGACCCGACCGAGCTGATCCCGGCCCCGAGGTTCCTGTCCGGAAACGTGCGGGAGAAGTTGGCGGCCACCGAAGCCGCCGCCAGGCAGGACCCGCAGCTCTACGCCGGCGCGGTCGATGCACTGCGGCAGGTGATCCCGGCGGATCTGGATCCGACCAACATCACTGTCCGCCCCGGTGCGAACTGGGTGCCGACCCCGATGTACGCGCAGTTCATCCGGGAAGCGTTCTCGGTGCACCCGGACACCCGCATCGCGGTCGAGTACTCCCCCATCACCGCGTCCTGGGACTTCACGATCGCCGGCGACCAGTACACCGACCCCTACGGGCTGCCGTACGAAACCGCCGGGGACCGGCGCGGCGTCGACGGGTTGTCGTTGCTGGAGAAGATCGCCAACAACCAGCCCATCCGGGTGCTGAAGACCGAGGCCGAACTCGAACACTCCCCCAAGCCGCGGTTCCACGAAGAGCTCACCGAGGAACTCCAACAGCGGGCCGAGATGCTCGAAACGGCGTTCGGGGACTGGCTGTTCAACGACCCGGCCCGCACCGCCGAGCTGACCCGAGTGTTCAACGACCGGTTCAACTCCTTCGTCGACCCCGCCTACAACGGGCAGGGCCGCACCTTCCCCGGACTGCGGATCGCACCCCATCCGCACCAGGCGGCCGTCGCGGTGCGGCAGATCAACGAACCGTCGGTGCTCCTCGACCACACCGTCGGAACCGGCAAGACCTGGTCGATCACGATGTGCGCGATGGAGATGCGCCGCCTCGGGCAGATCAAACAGCCCTGGGTGGTGGTCCCGAACCACCTCATCGACCAGTGGGGCCGCGAGGTCGCCGACGCCTACCCCGGTGCCCGGGTGCTGGTCGGGGACGACTTCAAATCCCGCGCCGACCGGCAACTGTTCATGGCGCAATCGGCGTCCCAGGACTGGGATCTGGTGATCGTCCCCGAGCCGGCCTTCACCAAGATGCAGTGCTCGGTCGACACCCAGGCGGCCTACATCGCCGACGAGATCACCAAGCTCGAGGAGGCCCGGGAATCCGCTACCGGGCAGAACACGATCAAGGAGATCGAGAAGGCCAAGAAGCGGTGGCAGGACAAGCTCGAGAAGAAGGTCAACGCCGACTCCAAGGACGTCGGGTTCTCCTTCGAGCAAACCGGCTGTGACTACCTGTTTCTCGACGAAGCGCACATGTGGAAGAACCTCTCCCGCCAGTCCAACAACGCCGACCTGGCGCTGCGGGAAGGATCGAGCCGGGCCACCGACCTGGACATGAAACTGTCCTACCTGCGGCGTAAGTACCGCCAGCGCGCCGCCGTCGAGGGCCGCAAACCCGTTCCGGAGAAGGTCGTCACCTTCGCCACCGGCACCCCGGTCGCCAACAGCATGTCTGAGCTGTGGGTGATGACGAAGTACCTGCGCCCGGACCTGCTCGAGGCCGGCGGCATGGAGAACATCGACGCCTGGGCGGCGAACTTCGCCGCGATGCGCCAATCGGTGGAAATGAACGTCACCGGCTCCGAACTGCGGTCGGTGTCGAGGATCGGCAAGTTCGTCAACCTGCCCGCCCTGATGGCGATGAACGCCCAGTTCACCGACGTCGTCATCCGCGAGCAGGTCCCCGCGACCCTTCCCGAGATCGCAGGAGGCGGCCGCCAGAACCTGACCTTCGAAATGCCGCAACAGGTCCGAGACTTCATGATCGACCTGGACGAGCGGATGCAGATGTACACCGGCAAGACCGCGCACATCGACAACCCACTCAAGATCGGCAGCGACGGCGCCAACGTCACCCTCGACCCCCGCCTCGGCGGGCTCGACGCACCACCAGCGGGCGAAGGCCGGGTCGACCTGCTGGTGAACAAGCTCTGGGAGGTCGAGCAACGCACCGCCGATACCGTCTACTACGACGAGGCCGGCAACCCGGAACCACGCACCGGCGGTCTGCAGATCGTGTTCCTCGACCGCGGCACCCCCAAGACCGGCCGCGACGACACCGTCTACGACATCATCCGCGCCGACCTGGTCGCCCGCGGCATGTCCCCCGGCGCGGTCCAGTTCATCCAGGACTACCCCAAGCCGAAGGACAAGCGGGAGTTGTTCGCCGCCTGCCGACGCGGCGAGGTGAAAGTGCTCATCGGCTCGTCGGAGACGATGGGCACCGGCATGAACGTGCAGAAACGCGCGACCGCGCTCTACCACGTCGACTGCCCCTGGCGGCCCGCGGACCTCGAACAACGCGAGGGCCGGATCATCCGGCAGGGCAACCAGAACAAGACCGTCGAGATCATCAACATCGTCGGGGAACGCTCCTACGACACCACCAAGTGGCAGACCGTGGAGAAGAAGTCCGCCTACATCGAGCAGCTCCGCCGCGGGGCGATCGACTTCTCCGAGGCCGAAGACATCGGCAGCGACGACATGACCTCGTCGATGGCCGCGACCAAGGCCGCCGCGACCGGCGATCCCCGCTACATCGAGGTCGTCGAACTCGAAACCCGACTCCGCAAACTCAACGCCGAAGCCCGCGCCCACCGCTCCGACCAGGAGCGAATCAAGTGGCAACTGCACGACAACCGCACCCGATTGCCGATCCTGACCAAGGAGATCGCCGAAGGCCGCGAGGTCGCCGACGCCCTCACCGCCTGGGGTGAACTGCCCCGCAAACAGCGGACCCTCACCGTGGGCGGGCGTGCGGTCTCGTTCGCCGAACCGGCGGAGGTACGCAAGGCGGTGCAAACCCGGCTGGCGCACATCGTCCGCGACCTCGAACGTCAACCCGATGGCCAGCATCTGGTGGCCGAGATCGCCGGAGCCGAAATCTCGATGGGCCGGCTCCCGGTCGGCGGGTACGCATTCCGCCTCACCGGTGGCATCGTCCGCACCGTCGACGCCGAGGTCGTCGACCTGGCACTCGGCAGCGCCGACGGCGGATCCGGCATGGTGACCCGGCTGACCAACATGGCCGCCGACCTGCCCGCCGCGATGGACCTGCACGTCAAGGACCGCGACTACATGGTCACCCAGACCGAGCAGCTCGCCGACAAGCTCGGGGTCCCGTTCGCCAAGACCGACGAGATCACCCGCCTCACACACACCTACAACGAAATGCGGGCCGACCTCGCCGCCCGGGAGAACTCCCCCGAGGCGCTCGCCGAGAAGGAGGCGACCAAGGAACGATTGGCGGCCGCCGGCATGTACCGCGGGTGGACCCGCGACCTCAACCCCACCCGCGGGCACGCCGAAGACCAGGGCATGACCGAGGATGAACTGCGGGAAGCCACCCCTGCCCGGATGGTGGCGGCGGCCCGCGAGCATGCCGAACGCAAGGCCGAGCGGGCGGCGAACCCGCAACCACCGCGGTGGCAGCGCACCGACGAGATCGGCTCCGAGCTCACCGCCGGATTCGATCGTGACACCGGCGATCCCGGCGCCGTGGTGAAGTGGACCGGCCGCGACTGGTACTGGTCCGCCCACAACGACAGGGAAACCCTCGACAGCGGCACCTTCCCCAACCGGGACGCCGCGATCTCCGCCGCAGAGAAGGCCATCGGGACGGCCCTCGCGGAAGCCGCAGTTCCACCGGTGGTGGTGTGGGAACGAGACCAAGCTGCGCTGACCGAGGTGCGCGCCAACGGCACCCAGCCTGCGGCCGCCGCCGAAACAGTAGCCGACAAAGAGCTGGCCGAGGTCATTCGCCTGGTCCACTCCGACTACCCCGCCCACGCAACCACGGCCGCCGCAACGAACACCGCCACGATCGAGCGGATCCCACCCGGCCTGCGAGCCGACCGCAGCCGCGATACAGGTCGGGAAAGGTAG
- a CDS encoding HNH endonuclease: protein MNWWDVEFGEIRMMSAEETAAFLAEVKRDNRTQRRQQRFPDHRLRRASFIQPVDVDGNAITERFTSMDIYARDGGICQLCLEPVDLDAPQGPEALSIDHIDREGPHTRANCRLTHLFCNNDAQWASGFDPDLARARLHHKVITNEKVDPADHFPRRSPFTGQVVSYEERRQQEFAAADMARRIDTPPPPRTATERLIAAIRSLFRRG from the coding sequence ATGAACTGGTGGGACGTCGAATTCGGCGAGATCAGGATGATGAGCGCCGAGGAAACGGCCGCATTCCTCGCCGAGGTGAAACGCGATAATCGGACGCAACGACGTCAGCAGCGGTTCCCAGATCACCGCCTCCGCCGGGCCAGCTTCATCCAACCGGTCGACGTCGACGGCAACGCCATCACCGAGCGCTTCACCTCCATGGACATCTACGCCCGTGACGGCGGGATATGCCAACTCTGCCTCGAGCCCGTGGACCTCGACGCGCCGCAAGGCCCGGAAGCCCTGTCGATCGACCACATCGACCGGGAAGGCCCCCACACACGGGCGAACTGCCGCCTCACCCACCTGTTCTGCAACAACGATGCGCAGTGGGCCAGCGGTTTCGATCCCGATCTCGCCCGGGCCCGCCTGCACCACAAGGTCATCACCAACGAGAAGGTGGACCCGGCCGACCACTTCCCGCGACGGTCCCCGTTCACCGGCCAGGTCGTCTCCTACGAGGAGCGGCGACAACAAGAATTCGCCGCCGCGGACATGGCGCGGCGCATCGACACTCCCCCACCACCGCGCACCGCGACCGAGCGGCTCATCGCCGCCATCCGATCGCTCTTCCGGCGCGGGTAA
- a CDS encoding DnaB-like helicase N-terminal domain-containing protein, translating to MTAALALVPDDTAVDTDQIQVGDIDTNTHTDVEALCLCALLWAPSEAAARAVAALEAEDFERPIHRELFTVIARLVRAGKPHDTTMVAAELERTGNLAGHHGSERSRYLANITTRGADHIAVDHYTRTVVSQAYRRSFRAAAQSLAQAAEQLPEDQLFEHMIALGRQQRAATNRLNHLRGEGQ from the coding sequence ATGACCGCCGCCCTCGCGCTCGTCCCGGATGACACCGCCGTCGACACCGACCAGATTCAGGTCGGCGACATCGACACCAACACCCATACCGATGTCGAGGCCCTCTGCCTGTGCGCTCTCTTGTGGGCACCCAGTGAGGCTGCGGCCCGAGCTGTCGCCGCCCTCGAGGCCGAAGATTTCGAACGACCTATCCACCGCGAACTGTTCACCGTCATCGCCCGACTCGTGCGCGCCGGAAAACCCCACGACACCACGATGGTCGCCGCCGAACTCGAACGCACCGGAAACCTCGCCGGCCACCACGGCTCCGAACGGTCCCGCTACCTGGCAAACATCACCACCCGCGGAGCCGATCACATCGCTGTCGACCACTACACCCGCACCGTTGTCAGCCAGGCGTACCGGCGCAGCTTCCGCGCCGCCGCCCAGTCCCTCGCTCAGGCCGCCGAGCAGCTGCCCGAAGACCAGCTCTTCGAGCACATGATCGCGCTCGGTCGCCAGCAGCGAGCCGCCACCAACCGTCTCAACCACCTCAGAGGAGAAGGCCAGTGA